From the Kiritimatiellia bacterium genome, the window AGACGCAAACCGCTGGCGGCGATTTTGTCGCAATGTTGTCCGTGTCGGGTGCCGGCGAAGAGAACTTCCCGGCGCATCTTTTCATTCGGGAAAGCGACCACGAATTCCTTCGTTTTTCTGATCAGCTGGTAAGTGTAAGCGCCGTCGTCAATGCCGAGCATAAACATGCACGGCTCCTCGGAAGCGATGGCGGTCCAGCCCACGGCCATGATGTTCGCCCCGCCCCCGGGCACGGCCGTGGTCACCAGGACGATCTGCTCCGGGTATTTTCTCTTGAGCGCCTTTTGAATATTCGTTTTTTTCTGCATAATTTTAACCTTGGCAATGAACGTTTATCCACCCTGCATGGCCGCGCCGATCAGCGCGAAATATTTTTCGTCGTCAACATAGTCCGGCACGCTGTTGCCGG encodes:
- a CDS encoding flavin reductase family protein is translated as MQKKTNIQKALKRKYPEQIVLVTTAVPGGGANIMAVGWTAIASEEPCMFMLGIDDGAYTYQLIRKTKEFVVAFPNEKMRREVLFAGTRHGQHCDKIAASGLRLQKAGKVRAPLLADAVANFECKLVRVYRPGDCPLVVGEVVAAHENKNAGLKRLYTVGAGYKMAGVRARMKG